The proteins below come from a single Conger conger chromosome 10, fConCon1.1, whole genome shotgun sequence genomic window:
- the LOC133138090 gene encoding green-sensitive opsin-3-like — MNGTEGKNFYIPMSNRTGLARSPFEYPQYYLGDPWQFKLLAVYMFFLICFGFPINGLTLVVTAQHKKLRQPLNFILVNLAVAGLIMVIFGFTITFYTAMNGYFVFGPMGCAIEGFMSTVGGQVALWSLVVLAVERYIVVCKPMGSFKFTSTHAMIGIVFTWIMAMSCAAPPLVGWSRYIPEGLQCSCGPDYYTLNPDYNNESYVMYMFSCHFCVPVFLIFFTYGSLVCTVKAAAAQQQESASTQKAEKEVTRMVILMVFGFLLAWCPYASYAGYIFMNKGMSFTAQSMAVPAFFAKTSAIFNPIIYVLLNKQFRNCMLTTLFCGKNPLGDDESSSVSSSKTEVSSVSPA; from the exons ATGAACGGCACTGAGGGTAAAAACTTCTATATCCCCATGTCCAACCGGACGGGGTTGGCGAGGAGCCCATTCGAATACCCCCAGTACTACCTAGGAGACCCATGGCAGTTCAAGCTGCTGGCTGTCTACATGTTCTTCCTCATCTGCTTTGGCTTCCCCATCAATGGCCTGACACTGGTGGTAACTGCACAGCACAAGAAGCTCCGGCAACCTCTCAACTTCATCCTTGTCAACTTGGCCGTGGCTGGTCTGATCATGGTCATCTTTGGATTCACAATTACCTTCTACACTGCCATGAATGGTTATTTCGTCTTTGGGCCAATGGGCTGTGCCATTGAAGGCTTCATGTCAACTGTGGGAG GTCAGGTGGCCCTCTGGTCCCTGGTGGTACTGGCCGTTGAGAGATACATAGTGGTCTGCAAACCCATGGGCAGCTTCAAATTCACCTCCACCCATGCTATGATTGGCATTGTATTCACCTGGATAATGGCTATGTCATGTGCTGCCCCACCCCTTGTTGGCTGGTCCCG GTACATTCCCGAGGGCCTGCAATGCTCCTGTGGGCCTGATTACTACACCCTCAACCCAGACTACAACAATGAGTCCTATGTGATGTACATGTTCAGCTGCCacttctgtgtgcctgtcttcCTCATTTTCTTCACATATGGCAGCCTGGTCTGCACAGTCAAGGCG GCTGCAGCTCAACAGCAGGAATCTGCCTCCACCCAGAAAGCAGAGAAGGAAGTGACACGCATGGTCATCTTGATGGTTTTTGGCTTCCTGTTGGCCTGGTGCCCCTATGCTAGCTACGCTGGCTACATCTTCATGAACAAGGGAATGTCATTCACTGCCCAGAGCATGGCTGTACCAGCCTTCTTCGCCAAGACCTCAGCCATTTTCAACCCCATCATCTATGTGCTCCTAAACAAACAG TTCCGTAACTGCATGCTGACTACACTCTTCTGTGGAAAGAACCCATTGGGTGATGATGAGTCTTCCTCTGTATCTTCAAGCAAGACAGAGGTCTCTTCTGTTTCTCCAGCATAG